In Bacteroides cellulosilyticus, the genomic stretch GGGTCAGATGCGCCCCGCCCGCCACTACGGACAAGAAACCGTGGCCGCCGCCCGCACCGAAGACAATCCGCAGAGTGAACTGATGGCCATCAGCCAGCTTTGCGACATTAACCACTACCTGGGAGATGAAGAGGCCCTGGGATACTGGGCGCAGGAACTGGAGAAACGCAATGCCGAAACTCTGCAAAGTGCCTGGTACGAAGCTTATTCCTCCCTCTTCTACGCCAAAGCCCTGCGGATGCGGGGCGAATTTCTCTCCGCCTGGCAGCACCTGGAAAAGCGGATTCAGTCTCTGGACCAACTGGGAGAGTGGCGCACCAGCATGGAAGTTGAAATGATCCCCCTTGCCGCCGCCTTGCTGGGTGAAATGAAGCGTCCCGACGAGGCCATCGCCTTACTGGAACAATCCATCGCCTTGCTGGAGCAGCCCATCCACTCCGCGGCGCAGCCCGGAACCTCTCAGCGAATGGACGAACAAGGGCGAGCCTTGGCCCTGATGGTTTACTACGAATGCCTGATGAACCAATACCTTGCTACCGGCCGTGTCCGGCAAGCCGACCACTACTACCGTCTCCACCAGGACCTGTCGGCACGTTTCAGCGGTTTGGAGCGGGACGACTATTATCCCGGGAAATATCTGATGCAAGCCCATCGTTACCCCGAAGCCGAAACTTATGCCCGCAACAGTCTGGACGGGTTGTTGCAACACTCCGACAGCATCTCCGAGGCTACGAAAAACTGCATGTCCCTCTTGGCCGATGCCTGCCTTGCACAGGGCAAGAAGGCCGAAGCCGCCACCTTCTACCGCCGTGCACTCATGGTCAGTGACAGCCTGGCGGTGCGCAGCCGCAAGCAGGCATATGTGGAGTATAGCCTGATGAGCAAACTGGACAATTACAAAGATACTATCCGCCGGCAGGAGTCGGAGTTGCAACGCCACCAAGTGACTTTGATGTTCAGCGGCACAGTGGCGTTTCTGGTGTTAGTGCTGATTGTCCTGGGAGTGAGGCAGATGCGACGCCAGCGCCGCTTCAACCGCGAATTGCAGGAAGAAAACCGATTGAAGCAGCAGGCGGAGGATGAACTGATGCACCTGAAAGAACTAATGCAAAACCGTACATTGCCTACTGACGCTGCTCCGGCCGAAGATACCCCGGCCGACATTACGGCTTGCTTGAAGGAATTGGACGAATGGCTGATTGAAGAAAACCGCTTCACACAGCCGGACATGGATATAGAAAAAGCCGCCCGGCATTGTGGCATAACCAAACGCGAACTTGCCGAGCGGTGTATGAAATATAAGGAGAAGTCCTTCAACGAATATCTGGCCGACCTGCGCCTGGATTACTCTTGCCGGAGATTGATGGATGAAGACTTCCCAACCATAGAAACCGTAGCACAGGAGTCCGGATTCGCCGTGAGCACTTTCCTGCGGCGGTTTAAGACCAAATACGAAATGTCACCTACGGATTGGAGAAATCTGAAGAAGGAGATTAGGGATTAAGGATTAGGTATTAAGTATTAGGTATTAATGCCATGCGGTGCAATAGCGCAGCCTACTAATACTTAATACCTAATACTTAATACTTAATCCCTAATCCCTAATACTTTTAATCAATATTCCCCATTCGCCTTAATCAGCTCAATCAGTTTCTCCACCGCCTCTTCTTCGGGAATATTCTTTTCGATGCATTCTTTCTTCTTATACAGACTGATTTTTCCACGTCCGGCACCTACGTAGCCATAGTCAGCATCAGCCATTTCTCCGGGACCATTGACGATGCAGCCCATAATACCTATTTTCAATCCTTTCAGGTGTGAAGTTGCGGCTTTTACACGTGCTATGGTGCTTTGAAGATCGAACAGGGTACGTCCGCATCCGGGACAGGAGATATATTCCGTCTTGCTGGTGCGCACGCGTCCGGCTTGCAGAATACCAAAGGCTGTGGCATCTACTACGGCATGAGTGAGACTTCCCTGGTTGAACAGGAAAATACCATCGCAAAGACCGTCGAAGATAAGTGCTCCCATGTCGGCAGCAGATTTTATCTGCAAGTCCTCCGCTTCATTTTCAGCATAGTGCTGGAAGAATACAACCGGATTTTTCAGTCCTTCCTGCATCAACTGGTGAACTAAGGCACGATGTTCCCCAAGTCGGTTAGGATGGTTACTCTGTGATATAATGACTACTTCCGGATGATATTTCAGACAAGCAATCACTTCTTCCGTTTGTGCCATGTAAGGCATGAACATGAATTTCAAATCGGCTTGGCAATTGCCCATAAGTGGCATCTGCTGGTAATTGAAAGCCGGATAAGTTCCGGGCTCTTCTTCCCATACATCCGCATCCAGGATGTATTCCACTCCTTCTTCACGAATTTCCGGTAAGGCACGTCCGGCGTAGATATAATCCGGAATGAATTGCGGGTTCGTATCAAACTTTCCGTCCATGCGTTCGGCAATGACTACAGGCAGGTGATTCCCACCTATGTTGCGTACGGCAGTTGTCTCACGTCGTGTCGGAGAAAGATAGTTGAAACTTTCCGCTTCCACTCCGGGTATATAAGGATGATCCTGGTGCTGCATGATGTAATCCACCAACTTGCGTGCTACAGGTATTTCTGCTTCCGGAGCTTCGCTCAGAGAAACGCGGATGGTATCACCCAGACCGTCGGCTAGCAATGCACCGATGCCCAGGGCAGACTTGATACGTCCGTCCTCACCATCCCCGGCTTCTGTAACGCCAAGGTGCAGCGGGAATTGCATTCCTTCCTTTTCCATTACGGCAGCCAGCAGGCGAACCGTTTTTACCATTACCACTGTATTGGAGGCTTTAATAGAGATAACAACATCTGTAAAGTCTTCTTTTACACAGATGCGCAGGAACTCCATGCACGATTCCACCATACCTTCCGGTGTATCGCCATAGCGAGACATAATGCGGTCGGACAGTGAGCCATGATTTACACCGATGCGGATAGCTGTATGATTCTCCTTGCAGATATTCAGGAAAGGAATGAACCGGTCATGTATCTTCTGCAACTCTTGTGCATACTCTTCGTCTGTATATTCCAGATGCTTGAAGGTGCGTGCGGCATCTACATAGTTTCCCGGATTGATGCGTACTTTCTCAACGTACTGCGCTGCTACGTCTGCCACTTTTGGATTGAAGTGGATGTCGGCAACCAGTGGAACCATATATCCGTCCCGGCGCAAACCGGCATTGATGTTCATCAGGTTTTCCGCTTCTTTAATGCCTTGTGCTGTCAGACGTACATATTCACCTCCGGCATCTACAATGCGTTTGGCCTGTGCCACGCTGGCTTCTGTATCCTGCGTAGCGGTATTTGTCATACTCTGTATGCGTATAGGATTGGAGCCGCCCATAGGGGTGGCTCCAATATTTACTTCTGATGTTTCCCGACGGGAATAGTTGAATAAATCCACGATGAAAATGATGAATTAAGAATGAAGAATGGAGAATTACCATGCGGCATAATTGCGCAGCCAATTCTTTATTCTTCATTCTTCATTATTAATTAACTTTGTACTCGTACTTTACTTCTTTCAGTTCCTCGTTCGCCTTTACGATTTTCTTTTTCAGCCCTTCTTTGTAGGCTGCAAAAGTTTCAGCGAGATCGGCATCGCTCAAAGCTAGCATTTGTATAGCAAGAATGGCAGCATTCATGGCGCCATTGATGGCAACTGTGGCTACAGGGATTCCGGGAGGCATCTGAATGATAGAGTAGAGAGCATCTACGCCATCCAGCACAGAACCTTTAACGGGAACTCCGATGACAGGCAGTGTAGTGTTGGCAGCGATGACTCCGGGCAGAGCGGCGGCCATGCCGGCGGCTGCGATTATCACCTTAACGCCGCGTCCGCGGGCGTTCTTTGCAAAATCCTCTACAGCTTCCGGAGTGCGGTGTGCAGAAAGAGCGTTCATTTCGAACGGTACATGTAAATCATTCAGCAGTTGAGCGGCCTTTTCCATAACAGGAAGGTCGGAGGTGCTGCCCATGATGATGCTTACTAATGGAGACATAATTATTTAGTTATTAGTGTTTAGTGATTAGTGATTAGCAAACTTCTCAATATCAATTTGCTAATCACTAATCACTAATAGTTAATCGTTAATCAACGCTTTGTAGGCAGCAGCATCCAGTAATGAATCAAAATCTGCATCAGCATCCGGCTTCATTTTGATGAGCCAGCCTTCGCCGTACGGATCTTTGTTTACCAGTTCCGGCTGGTCGGCAAGAGCCTCGTTTTGCTCCAGGATTTCTCCGCCTACGGGCAAGAAAAGATCCGAAATGGTTTTCACTACTTCAATGGTCCCGAATACTTCGTCGGCTGCCAATGTTTCGCCCTCTGCCTGGATATCTACGAATACGATATCGCCCAATTGTGCCTGAGCGTAATCGGTGATACCTACATAAGCTACATTGCCTTCAAGGCGTATCCACTCGTGTTCTTTGGTGTACTTTACATTTTCTGGGAAATTCATGATCATTATTTTTAAAGGTTAATACTATAAGTCTATTTATATGGCTGAAATAACATTCTGTTCTTTACTGCTTAAAATAAGAAAACACGGAACAGGATATTACTCAGTGGATGAAGCACCAATAAGGAGCAAATTAATCCTACGGCAAAACCTACCAGTACCTCTCCCAATGTATGATGCTGTAAAATAATACGTGCTGTGCCCAGGACACCTGCAATCAGGATGAACAGACATAGCCACCATACCGGATTGTATCCGAACAAGGCACTGAAAGATACCAGCCCTCCTACAATAGCCCCTACACCTGCCATGTGCTCGCTTAACTTCCATTTCAGATTGACAACAATGCAGATAACCATCATGATCAATGCAGCAAGAATAATCCCCGTCATGTACCAAGGGATATTCAGGCGGTGCATCATCACCAGGCAGAATACGTATGAAGTAATAGTAAGCAGGAATGGCATAAAGCGCCGCTTACGTTCACCCAAGTCTTCGGGACTGAAACCGTTGATTTTACGGAACAGGAAGATGGTGAGCGTAGGCATAAGAATAGTGAAGCAGTACACTACTCCCAGCACAATCAGCTTATACTGTATAGGCATGATGCGCAGGTACGAGAAAAGGAACAGAATCAGAAACGCCAGGAACGGGATGGAAAACGGCGTGAATATAGCCGATATCACCCGGGCTGTCCGGATTAAGGTTCTGTCTGCTACAATATGTTGTTCTTCCATGAATAGAGTTCTCAAATTAATAATTATCTCCTCAACCTTGCCACCGGTATGTTCAACTGTTGCCTGTACTTGGCTACCGTGCGGCGTGCTATAGGATATCCTTTTTCTTTCAGTATATCCGTCAGTTCATCATCCGTATAAGGTTTCTTTTTATCTTCATTGTCAATGCATTCTTTCAATATCTTACGAATCTCACGTACAGACATTTCCTCACCGTCTTCGGTGACGTATCCATCACTGAAGAAGAATTTCAGTGAATAGATGCCATAGTTGGTTTGCACATATTTGCTGTTGCTGACGCGGGAGATGGTTGAAATGTCCAGTCCGGTACGTTCGGCAACGTCTTTCAATATCATAGGGCGCAACAATGATTCGTCTCCTTCGAGGAAGAACGGGCGTTGCAGGTCGATAATGGCTTGCATGGTAGTCATTAATGTATTCTGGCGCTGCTTCACGGCATCAATAAAGCCTTGTGCTGAATCCATCTTCTGCTTCAGGAACATCATGGCTTCTTTCGACTCTTTCGATTGGTTAGCCCTGTTTTTGGTATGTTCTTCCACCATCTCGGTGAAGTCACGGCTCATACGCAGTTCCGGAACGTTCCGGTTGTTCAGAGCCAGGTTGATGGTGCCGTCGTCGTATGTATCTACAATGAAGTCGGGGATGATCTGTTGCATGTTCCGGCCGATGGCTTCACCCAGGGAGGCACCCGGACGCGGATTGAGTTTGCAGATCTCTTTGATAGCCTGTTCAAAAGCATCTTCTTCCAGTCCGAGCTTCTGCTGTATCTTGTCCCAATGCTTACGGGTAAATTCTTCGTAACATTCGGAGATGATCGCTTCTTCTATATAAAGTAGAGGGTTCGGGGTGAAGTGCTGTTGCTCTATCTTGCGATGAATCTGAATGAGCAGGCATTCTTGTAGGTTGCGTGCACCGAGTCCGGCGGGATCAAAGTCCTGGATGATCTTCAGTGCCTCTTCCAATTCTTCCTGGGTACATTCGATGCCGGCATAGATGGCGAGTTCATCACAGATGCTATCCAGAGACTTACGTAACAGGCCATCGTCATCCAATGATCCGATCAGATATTCCGCCAGTTCACGTTGGTGCTCGGTCAAGTCACGTTCGCTTAGCTGCTCCTTCAGGGTTTCGTAAAAAGAAGTGGCGTCGGAGAAAGGAATTTCTTCGGCCTGTTCACCTTTGCTACGGTTGTTTTCCTGCAATTTGTAGTCGGGGATATCGTCTTCGCTCAGATAGTCGCTTAATGAATCATATTCGTTGGCTCCGTTGTCTTCTGCGGAACCTTCCGTATCGGAATTATCAGAAAAGTCGTCACTTGCCGTATCTTCCTTTCCTTCTTCCAGAGCCGGATTTTCCAGAAGTTCCGCATGTATACGGTCTTCCAGTTCTACAGCGGGCAATTCCAGTAGCTTCACTACCAGAATCTGCTGGGGCGACAGTGTTTGTACCTGTTGCTGCGCTTGAGTTTGTACTTGTCTGGAACCTTGTGCCATACTTATTCTTTTCTTTTACTCGCCGCAAAGATAATGCAAACCGAGACAGAATAAAATGAACTCGTTCATTTTTTATGCCGAGGCGCAACTTATCTTCACACTTTTTGCAAAAATAGTGAATAGTTCGGGAACGCGAAATGTTCTCGGCATAAGTTTTTCATGCAAGCATGAAAGATTGGCGCCTAATTTACATTATCTTTGCTAAAAGCGAAGATAAGCTGTACATCAGCAATAAAAAATAGGCAAGCTTATTTTGTGCTGCTTTCGGTTTGCATTATCTTTAAATAAGATAAGCTGCACCTCAGCATTAAAAATAAGCAAGCTTATTTTGTACTGCTTTCGGTTTGCATTATCTTTGTGCGTATCAACTTAAAAAATTGCAACGTTATGTTTGATAAAGAAACTTATGTGCAGCGCAGAGCCCTGCTGAAAAAAAATATTGGCTCCGGAGTGTTACTATTCTTGGGAAATGACGAACAAGGACTGAATTATGAAGATAATGCTTTCCGTTATCGTCAGGATTCTACTTTCCTCTACTATTTCGGCTTGTCGTTTGCCGGACTTTCCGCTATTATTGACATCGATGAGGACAAAGAAATCATTTTCGGAGACGAACTGACTATCGATCATATTGTATGGATGGGTACGCAGCCGACTCTGAAAGAGAAGAGTGAACGGGTAGGCATTCGGGAGACGCTTCCTTCCGCCGGGATTATCAGCTATCTGCACAAAGCCGTACAAAAAGGTCAGACGGTGCATTATCTTCCGCCTTACCGTCCCGAACATAAGTTGAAACTCATGGATTGGCTGGGTATTCCGCCTGCACGTCAGGAAGGTTCCGTGCCGTTTATCCGTGCGGTGGTGGCACAGCGTAATTATAAATCTGCCGAAGAGATTGCAGAGATAGAAAGAGCATGTGATGTGACTGCCGACATGCATATCAAGGCGATGGAAGTGATTCGTCCGGGTATGTACGAATATGAAGTTGTGGCAGAGATGAACCGTGTAGCCGAAATGAATAATTGCGAACTTTCTTTCCCTACAATTGCCACAATCAACGGACAGACTTTGCATAATCATTATCATGGTAATAGAATTAAATCGGGTGACTTGTTCTTGATCGATGCCGGTGCAGAACTTCCATCAGGCTATTGTGGCGATATGTCGTCTACTGTACCTGCCGATAAAACGTTTACTTCGAAGCAACGTGCCGTTTACGAAATTCAGAATGCTATGCATCTGGAATCTGTAAAGGCTCTCCGTCCGGGTATTCCTTATATGGAAGTGTACGACTTATCTGCCCGCGTAATGGTAGAAGGTTTGAAAGGACTGGGTCTGATGAAAGGAAATGCGGATGATGCAGTGCGCGAAGGTGCCCATGCATTGTTCTATCCCCACGGTCTGGGACACATGATGGGACTGGATGTGCATGATATGGAAAATCTGGGCGAAGTGTGGGTAGGCTATGACGGTCAGCCCAAGAGCACACAGTTCGGACGTAAGTCTCAACGTCTTGCTATTCCTTTGGAACCGGGCTTTGTACATACTGTTGAGCCGGGTATCTACTTCATTCCCGAATTGATTGATATGTGGAAAGAAGGTAAGAAATTCACTGACTTTATCAATTATGACAAAGTGGAAGAATATCGTGACTTCGGTGGTATCCGCAATGAAGAAGATTATCTTATTACAGAAACCGGTGCCCGCCGTTTAGGCAAGAAGATACCATTGACTCCGGAAGAAGTGGAAGCTTTGCGATAGTATCAATTTAAGAATGAGCCTAATGAAAAAACTACTATTCTTATTTTGTCTTTTGTCCTGGAGTGCATTAAATGCACAGAAGACGATTAATCGCCCTCCGTTTATAGCAAAGGCAACGGAAACCATTGAGATAGCTGCCGTTCATTTATCGGATACAGCTACCGTGATTGATGTGGATGCAAAATTTACTCCAAAGTACTGGATACGTATTGCCCCTGCTACCTGTCTGGTGGCAGATAATGGTGAACGTTATCAGGTGCGGCAGGGAGTAGGTATTGAGTTGGGACAGGAATTTTGGATGCCGGAATCCGGAGAGGCCTCTTTCTCTTTGATATTTCCACCTTTGCCGCCATCTGTAAAATCATTCGATTTTGTGGAAGGGGAAGGTGAGAGAGATTT encodes the following:
- a CDS encoding helix-turn-helix domain-containing protein translates to MEVEMIPLAAALLGEMKRPDEAIALLEQSIALLEQPIHSAAQPGTSQRMDEQGRALALMVYYECLMNQYLATGRVRQADHYYRLHQDLSARFSGLERDDYYPGKYLMQAHRYPEAETYARNSLDGLLQHSDSISEATKNCMSLLADACLAQGKKAEAATFYRRALMVSDSLAVRSRKQAYVEYSLMSKLDNYKDTIRRQESELQRHQVTLMFSGTVAFLVLVLIVLGVRQMRRQRRFNRELQEENRLKQQAEDELMHLKELMQNRTLPTDAAPAEDTPADITACLKELDEWLIEENRFTQPDMDIEKAARHCGITKRELAERCMKYKEKSFNEYLADLRLDYSCRRLMDEDFPTIETVAQESGFAVSTFLRRFKTKYEMSPTDWRNLKKEIRD
- a CDS encoding 4-hydroxy-3-methylbut-2-en-1-yl diphosphate synthase, coding for MDLFNYSRRETSEVNIGATPMGGSNPIRIQSMTNTATQDTEASVAQAKRIVDAGGEYVRLTAQGIKEAENLMNINAGLRRDGYMVPLVADIHFNPKVADVAAQYVEKVRINPGNYVDAARTFKHLEYTDEEYAQELQKIHDRFIPFLNICKENHTAIRIGVNHGSLSDRIMSRYGDTPEGMVESCMEFLRICVKEDFTDVVISIKASNTVVMVKTVRLLAAVMEKEGMQFPLHLGVTEAGDGEDGRIKSALGIGALLADGLGDTIRVSLSEAPEAEIPVARKLVDYIMQHQDHPYIPGVEAESFNYLSPTRRETTAVRNIGGNHLPVVIAERMDGKFDTNPQFIPDYIYAGRALPEIREEGVEYILDADVWEEEPGTYPAFNYQQMPLMGNCQADLKFMFMPYMAQTEEVIACLKYHPEVVIISQSNHPNRLGEHRALVHQLMQEGLKNPVVFFQHYAENEAEDLQIKSAADMGALIFDGLCDGIFLFNQGSLTHAVVDATAFGILQAGRVRTSKTEYISCPGCGRTLFDLQSTIARVKAATSHLKGLKIGIMGCIVNGPGEMADADYGYVGAGRGKISLYKKKECIEKNIPEEEAVEKLIELIKANGEY
- the purE gene encoding 5-(carboxyamino)imidazole ribonucleotide mutase, producing MSPLVSIIMGSTSDLPVMEKAAQLLNDLHVPFEMNALSAHRTPEAVEDFAKNARGRGVKVIIAAAGMAAALPGVIAANTTLPVIGVPVKGSVLDGVDALYSIIQMPPGIPVATVAINGAMNAAILAIQMLALSDADLAETFAAYKEGLKKKIVKANEELKEVKYEYKVN
- the gcvH gene encoding glycine cleavage system protein GcvH — encoded protein: MNFPENVKYTKEHEWIRLEGNVAYVGITDYAQAQLGDIVFVDIQAEGETLAADEVFGTIEVVKTISDLFLPVGGEILEQNEALADQPELVNKDPYGEGWLIKMKPDADADFDSLLDAAAYKALIND
- a CDS encoding membrane protein is translated as MEEQHIVADRTLIRTARVISAIFTPFSIPFLAFLILFLFSYLRIMPIQYKLIVLGVVYCFTILMPTLTIFLFRKINGFSPEDLGERKRRFMPFLLTITSYVFCLVMMHRLNIPWYMTGIILAALIMMVICIVVNLKWKLSEHMAGVGAIVGGLVSFSALFGYNPVWWLCLFILIAGVLGTARIILQHHTLGEVLVGFAVGLICSLLVLHPLSNILFRVFLF
- the rpoN gene encoding RNA polymerase factor sigma-54 — its product is MAQGSRQVQTQAQQQVQTLSPQQILVVKLLELPAVELEDRIHAELLENPALEEGKEDTASDDFSDNSDTEGSAEDNGANEYDSLSDYLSEDDIPDYKLQENNRSKGEQAEEIPFSDATSFYETLKEQLSERDLTEHQRELAEYLIGSLDDDGLLRKSLDSICDELAIYAGIECTQEELEEALKIIQDFDPAGLGARNLQECLLIQIHRKIEQQHFTPNPLLYIEEAIISECYEEFTRKHWDKIQQKLGLEEDAFEQAIKEICKLNPRPGASLGEAIGRNMQQIIPDFIVDTYDDGTINLALNNRNVPELRMSRDFTEMVEEHTKNRANQSKESKEAMMFLKQKMDSAQGFIDAVKQRQNTLMTTMQAIIDLQRPFFLEGDESLLRPMILKDVAERTGLDISTISRVSNSKYVQTNYGIYSLKFFFSDGYVTEDGEEMSVREIRKILKECIDNEDKKKPYTDDELTDILKEKGYPIARRTVAKYRQQLNIPVARLRR
- a CDS encoding aminopeptidase P family protein; the protein is MFDKETYVQRRALLKKNIGSGVLLFLGNDEQGLNYEDNAFRYRQDSTFLYYFGLSFAGLSAIIDIDEDKEIIFGDELTIDHIVWMGTQPTLKEKSERVGIRETLPSAGIISYLHKAVQKGQTVHYLPPYRPEHKLKLMDWLGIPPARQEGSVPFIRAVVAQRNYKSAEEIAEIERACDVTADMHIKAMEVIRPGMYEYEVVAEMNRVAEMNNCELSFPTIATINGQTLHNHYHGNRIKSGDLFLIDAGAELPSGYCGDMSSTVPADKTFTSKQRAVYEIQNAMHLESVKALRPGIPYMEVYDLSARVMVEGLKGLGLMKGNADDAVREGAHALFYPHGLGHMMGLDVHDMENLGEVWVGYDGQPKSTQFGRKSQRLAIPLEPGFVHTVEPGIYFIPELIDMWKEGKKFTDFINYDKVEEYRDFGGIRNEEDYLITETGARRLGKKIPLTPEEVEALR